A segment of the Candidatus Poribacteria bacterium genome:
ATCGCCTTGACACCCGCTTCCGCTGAAGCGACGACGGCATCGGCGTTGGGGCGTACCGGCAAGACCGGCATCGCAATATCGATCTGTTCGTACTTGAACATCTCGTCAAAAGTGTTGTAGCCCGGAGCATTGAAATGTCGAGAACCTAACGCCAGATTTTCGGGATCGGTGTCGGCAATGGCAACGACCCCACATAAGGGATGAAGGTCAAAGGCACGAGCGCGCCCTGTCCCCGCTCGCCCGCAGCCGATGACGCCAACGCGATATTTAGGATTCTTGGAATTGGGCATGTTTTCTCCTCGGTGAACTCGGTTTTAGACGCCTGTAAACGCCTTGGGTTTGTCTTCCGATTTGACGGATCGGGTCCGTTTTTCCTCCCGTTGTGGGAATTTCAGGTCCCCAGCAAGCCCTACCCCAATACCACAGAGTATAACTACACCGCCGATGATTTGGGCGGTCATTGGGATTTCACCGAGTATTAGGAATGCGAAGATGACCCCAGCGATCGGTGAAAATGCGGCAGCTAACGAAATATCAGCTGGCGTTACCCGCTTGATCCCCGAAAACCAGCAGAGTTGACCGCCAACCACAATGACGCTCCCGTACAACGCCATCCAACCCCAGAGTACGGGTCTGAAAAGATCCATAAAGTGTCCCGGTCCAAGCATAATGAGCACGACGATGAGAAAGATAATTGAACCGATAAAATTGCGAAAAACACTGAAGACGCCCAAAGGAATCGATCGAAGTTGCTTACGCCCTAGTTCTGCCCCAAATACCAGAAGAAATGTGCCAGCCATCGCATAGATTTCGCCGCGTCCAATACCGCCACGCATCTGACCTTGCTGCATCATTTCATCGGGTTGCCCCATCTCTAACCAGAGGGTTGTTGCGACACCCACCAAAGCCAGCAATGCACCGATGACCGCGCTCCAACTGGATTTCTCCCGGTATAGCAGCCACGCGAGGAACAGACCCAATGGGATCTCAACTGTTTCGATCAGCACAATGTTTGTGACCGAGGTCTGCTCAATGGCGAGGAACATCAAGGATGGTGCCAACGCGCCCGATGTTGCCGCTAAGACAAGCTGTATAAGCCACTGTTTGGGGGTCAGTTCCTTGAGTTCGGAGGGGCGCCAGTCTCTGTGGAAGATGATCAGTAGCGTCAGTCCAGCGACGACGTTTCCGGCGAATAGCAGGTTGCAGAACGCTATCGGATTCCGGCCGTCTAGCAACGCGTTTTCGCCGATCATTATCAACTTGGCGACTACCGCTGAGGCGGCACCGAATATCAGGATCGCGAGCCATAGGTAGATTTTTCCTTTTTTGGATTCGGTGGGATCGATTTCGGGTTTTTGTGTCATGCGGTTTATTGTAGCCTAAATTGCTGGTTTGGTAAAGAAGAAATAAAATAGGGAACAACGATCGTTGTTCCCTACGGGATTTCTGATGGTGACCCTGCTGTAGTTGCCCGATTCATCGGGCGTTGGAAACTATGTCCTCTGGCGATGAAGTGCTGAACTACAAGGCTTTGGGCGTTCAACTGCACAACTCCTAACCTAGCAACTTGGGTTAGTATAGTTTAAGATATTGATATAAGTGGTGTCATACGCACACGATTTTCCTCAACGACGGAAAAGTGTCCTGACCAATCTGTCCGACTTTCCAAGACAGTAACCGCTGTTTGGGCAACAAACGATGGTGAATCAGGTGGAATGCGAAATAGAATAATCCCCGAAGGGGCGTTGAGCCCTAACCGAAAGACTAATTCGTCGAAATCTTTATCGAATGTAATCAGTATTCGCTCTTCGGCTGTAGCGCGAGATAGCACCGCGTGGTCGCTGATGCCGGGTGAATCTTCGTGTATCCATGCTACGTTGTGCCCGCGTGAACGAATGGCAGTGATTGCTAAGCCGGGGAAATTCTCATTTGCTAACAGGTGCATCCGCTAACCTCATCGGAAGTGGGTAAACCTTTTCGGCATGTAGTGTCGCACTAGCATAAGCGAGACATGCTCGAATGTCCTCGATTACAATGCCGGGGTAATTTTCGAGAATTTCTGCCTCACTCCACCCACGTGCTAGCAGATCAATAATGAATTCGACAGCTAAACGGGTGCCTTTAATAACAGGTTTTCCAGTCAGAATTGCTTCATCAATAACAATTCGATCTGTCCATTGCTGCAGGGGTTCGGTTTGCATACGTTTACACTCCTTTTTGGTTCCAACTGTATCAGATTGCGTTTAATCCAATAGGTCGTCAGCGTTAGAAGAAGGGGTTATGTGCTTTTTCTTCGCCGACGGTTGCGGCGGGACCGTGTCCGGGGAAGAGTTTTGTGTCATCGGGGAGTGAAAGCAGGTAGTTCTTGACTCCGGAGAGTAGATCGGTATACGAAATGTTCGCCCCTCCGACCGATCCCGCAAATAGCGCGTCCCCGACAATCAGTGTGGAAAAGGAGCGTTCGGGCGAAGCGTAAGCGTATAAAATCGTGTGTATGCGC
Coding sequences within it:
- a CDS encoding DUF433 domain-containing protein; its protein translation is MQTEPLQQWTDRIVIDEAILTGKPVIKGTRLAVEFIIDLLARGWSEAEILENYPGIVIEDIRACLAYASATLHAEKVYPLPMRLADAPVSK
- a CDS encoding DUF5615 family PIN-like protein, which produces MHLLANENFPGLAITAIRSRGHNVAWIHEDSPGISDHAVLSRATAEERILITFDKDFDELVFRLGLNAPSGIILFRIPPDSPSFVAQTAVTVLESRTDWSGHFSVVEENRVRMTPLISIS
- a CDS encoding DMT family transporter, whose product is MTQKPEIDPTESKKGKIYLWLAILIFGAASAVVAKLIMIGENALLDGRNPIAFCNLLFAGNVVAGLTLLIIFHRDWRPSELKELTPKQWLIQLVLAATSGALAPSLMFLAIEQTSVTNIVLIETVEIPLGLFLAWLLYREKSSWSAVIGALLALVGVATTLWLEMGQPDEMMQQGQMRGGIGRGEIYAMAGTFLLVFGAELGRKQLRSIPLGVFSVFRNFIGSIIFLIVVLIMLGPGHFMDLFRPVLWGWMALYGSVIVVGGQLCWFSGIKRVTPADISLAAAFSPIAGVIFAFLILGEIPMTAQIIGGVVILCGIGVGLAGDLKFPQREEKRTRSVKSEDKPKAFTGV